Proteins encoded by one window of Pseudomonas tructae:
- a CDS encoding TonB-dependent receptor produces the protein MPERRSQNLVPLSVQPPEAAVSRTRNLVAWRLVLCLGLGAGSLALMPATVQAQTGAAADSRHGFNVSAGSLSQTLNAFAASAGIELTVDAVLLQGKHSAGLAGSYSIDEGFAALLQGHGLLAVRQANGSYTLVVSGDGEAGIALPQTMIQSSVAATGNLPPAYAGGQVASGSRLGLLGNKDFMETPFNTVAYTEEYVQNRQAQDIGAVIGATDPSVYVPSKRSNYETFFIRGFSTTANDITFNGLIGMAPNMRGSTELAERVEVLKGPSALLNGMPPDGSVAGSINIVPKRAGDEPLARLTTTYESRGLGGVHADVGQRFGEQKQFGVRFNGVYRDGDTAVDDQQHKMELSSLAMDWRGERARLSADLYKQRERMDGVNYFGISSIADTVTRVPTPKKGDHSLAPEWGYTVNDTETVVLRGEFDLSEAITAYGAWGQRDGGYDALMTRDTLLNDAGDIDATAIRSARDGTQKSGEVGLKGHFATGPVNHAWTLAASRFSSKNSFKDAAFFGHARTNYYNLDFGPAPDLSGFGATTSKTEAKLGSYALVDTLSFAQDRVQWTVGARHQTVQSSNYGRTGAKTASYDESRLSPATALLVKVTDNVSVYANYIEGLSQGASAPDTAANAGDIMKPFQTKQYEVGSKLDLGYLATTLSLFQIEKPSAYTDPVTNLFGVYGEQRNRGVEWNFFGEVQPGLRLLGGASYTKAELTKARIAANEGNQVTGVPKVLAKLGTEYDLDSITGLTLTGNLNYTGERYVTDDHRLSLPSYTTFDLGTRYSTRIAAKPVTLRATLQNVANKAYWLGSWSGGDGSGLSGGLGAPRTLLMSASVDF, from the coding sequence ATGCCGGAACGCCGTTCTCAAAACCTTGTCCCTCTGAGTGTTCAGCCTCCAGAAGCGGCCGTCAGCCGCACACGCAACCTTGTCGCCTGGCGGCTGGTGCTGTGCCTGGGACTGGGCGCCGGATCCCTGGCCCTGATGCCGGCAACGGTACAGGCACAGACCGGTGCAGCAGCGGACTCACGTCACGGCTTCAACGTATCGGCAGGCTCGCTGTCCCAGACCCTGAACGCCTTTGCCGCCAGTGCCGGGATTGAACTGACCGTCGATGCCGTGCTGCTGCAGGGCAAGCACAGCGCGGGGCTGGCTGGCAGCTACAGCATCGACGAGGGCTTTGCCGCGTTGTTGCAGGGGCATGGCCTGCTAGCGGTGCGCCAGGCCAATGGCAGTTATACCCTGGTTGTCAGTGGCGACGGCGAAGCGGGTATCGCTCTGCCGCAAACCATGATCCAGAGCAGCGTGGCTGCCACCGGCAACCTGCCGCCGGCCTATGCCGGTGGCCAGGTGGCTTCCGGCAGCCGCCTCGGCCTGCTGGGCAACAAGGACTTCATGGAGACACCGTTCAACACCGTCGCCTACACCGAAGAATACGTGCAAAACCGTCAGGCCCAGGACATCGGTGCGGTGATCGGCGCCACCGACCCGTCGGTGTATGTACCGAGCAAGCGCAGCAACTACGAGACGTTCTTCATTCGCGGCTTTTCCACCACCGCCAACGACATCACCTTCAACGGCCTGATCGGCATGGCGCCGAACATGCGCGGCTCCACCGAGCTTGCCGAGCGGGTCGAGGTGCTCAAGGGGCCTTCGGCGCTGCTCAATGGCATGCCGCCGGACGGCAGTGTCGCCGGCAGTATCAATATCGTGCCCAAGCGTGCGGGCGACGAGCCACTGGCGCGTTTGACCACAACCTATGAGTCTCGTGGCCTTGGTGGCGTGCATGCCGATGTCGGGCAACGCTTCGGCGAGCAGAAGCAGTTCGGTGTGCGCTTCAACGGTGTCTACCGTGACGGTGATACGGCGGTGGACGACCAGCAGCACAAGATGGAACTGTCGTCCCTGGCCATGGATTGGCGCGGCGAACGCGCCCGGTTGTCCGCCGACCTCTACAAGCAGCGCGAGCGCATGGATGGCGTCAACTACTTTGGCATCTCCTCGATTGCCGACACGGTCACCCGGGTGCCGACGCCCAAGAAGGGCGACCACTCCCTGGCGCCGGAGTGGGGCTACACCGTCAATGACACCGAAACGGTGGTGTTGCGTGGCGAGTTCGACCTCAGCGAGGCCATCACTGCATACGGCGCCTGGGGGCAGCGCGATGGCGGTTATGATGCGCTGATGACCCGCGACACGCTGCTTAATGACGCCGGTGACATCGATGCCACGGCCATTCGCTCGGCTCGCGATGGCACGCAGAAATCTGGCGAAGTCGGCCTCAAGGGCCACTTCGCCACCGGCCCGGTCAACCATGCCTGGACCCTGGCGGCGAGCCGTTTCAGTTCGAAGAACAGCTTCAAGGATGCGGCGTTTTTCGGTCACGCCCGCACCAACTACTACAACCTTGATTTCGGCCCCGCACCGGACTTGAGCGGCTTTGGTGCGACCACCTCGAAAACCGAGGCCAAGCTTGGCAGCTATGCCCTGGTCGACACCCTGTCGTTTGCCCAGGACCGCGTGCAATGGACCGTCGGTGCGCGTCATCAGACTGTGCAGAGCAGCAACTATGGCCGCACCGGGGCCAAGACCGCAAGCTACGATGAAAGCCGGTTGTCTCCGGCCACCGCCTTGCTGGTCAAGGTGACGGACAACGTCTCGGTGTACGCCAACTACATCGAAGGCTTGAGCCAGGGCGCTTCGGCCCCCGACACCGCGGCCAACGCCGGCGACATCATGAAGCCGTTCCAGACCAAGCAATACGAAGTGGGCAGCAAGCTTGACCTGGGCTATCTGGCCACCACCCTGAGCCTGTTCCAGATCGAAAAACCCAGCGCCTACACCGACCCTGTGACCAACCTGTTCGGCGTCTATGGCGAGCAGCGCAACCGTGGCGTTGAGTGGAACTTCTTCGGTGAAGTGCAACCGGGCCTGCGCTTGCTGGGCGGTGCGTCCTACACCAAGGCCGAGCTGACCAAGGCGCGCATTGCCGCCAACGAGGGCAACCAGGTTACCGGCGTGCCCAAGGTGCTGGCCAAGCTGGGCACCGAGTACGATCTCGACAGCATTACCGGCCTGACCCTGACCGGTAACCTCAACTACACCGGTGAGCGTTACGTCACCGATGATCATCGCTTGTCGCTGCCCTCGTACACCACCTTCGACCTTGGCACCCGCTATAGCACACGTATCGCCGCCAAACCGGTGACCTTGCGCGCCACACTGCAGAACGTTGCCAACAAGGCCTATTGGCTGGGCTCCTGGAGCGGCGGTGATGGCAGCGGTTTGTCGGGCGGACTGGGCGCGCCGCGCACGCTGCTGATGTCGGCGTCGGTGGACTTCTGA
- a CDS encoding siderophore ABC transporter substrate-binding protein codes for MNRDKLQPRWTLAALLALTATLSACDQPPAVQGEVQVQAAAEYAPITIEHALGSTVINKRPQRVVAFDMSELDTLDQLGAPVAGIAKDYVAPFLRQYQDDPKVVDVGATVQPNLERVHGLKPDLILISPIQAHSYAQLAEIAPTLHFDVDLSNQQGNVIAVAREHLLTLGRVFGKEQLAKQKADALDAKVAQIRQVTAGRPERALIVMHNNGAFTAYGVKSRYGFVFDTLGVKPAGGEIEAGLHGQPISNEFIQQADPDILYMVDRTAVMERRPALDSSSLDNPLLRQTKAWKNGRVVFVDAQTWYLCTASVTCLGNVIDEVTRGYL; via the coding sequence ATGAACAGGGATAAGCTACAGCCGCGTTGGACCCTGGCGGCACTGCTGGCGTTGACCGCCACCTTGAGCGCTTGCGACCAGCCACCGGCGGTGCAGGGCGAGGTCCAGGTCCAAGCCGCAGCAGAGTACGCGCCGATCACCATCGAGCATGCGCTGGGCTCCACGGTGATCAACAAGCGGCCGCAGCGGGTGGTCGCCTTCGACATGAGCGAACTCGATACCCTCGACCAGTTGGGCGCGCCGGTGGCAGGCATCGCCAAGGATTATGTCGCGCCGTTTCTGCGCCAGTACCAGGACGACCCGAAGGTGGTGGACGTAGGCGCGACGGTGCAGCCCAACCTTGAGCGCGTGCACGGGCTCAAGCCCGACCTGATCCTGATCTCACCGATCCAGGCGCACAGTTATGCGCAACTGGCCGAGATTGCCCCGACCCTGCATTTTGATGTCGACCTGAGCAACCAGCAGGGCAATGTTATCGCCGTGGCCCGCGAACACCTGTTGACCCTCGGCCGGGTGTTCGGCAAAGAGCAGTTGGCAAAGCAAAAGGCCGATGCCCTCGACGCCAAGGTCGCGCAGATCCGGCAGGTGACGGCGGGGCGGCCGGAGAGGGCCCTGATCGTGATGCATAACAATGGCGCCTTCACCGCCTATGGGGTGAAGTCTCGCTACGGCTTTGTCTTCGACACCCTGGGCGTCAAGCCTGCTGGCGGCGAGATCGAGGCCGGCCTGCACGGCCAGCCGATTTCCAACGAGTTCATCCAGCAGGCCGACCCCGACATTCTCTATATGGTCGACCGCACGGCGGTGATGGAGCGGCGCCCGGCCCTGGACAGCAGCAGCCTGGACAACCCCTTGCTGCGCCAGACCAAGGCCTGGAAAAACGGCCGTGTGGTGTTTGTCGATGCCCAGACCTGGTACCTGTGCACGGCCAGCGTGACCTGCCTGGGCAATGTCATCGACGAGGTGACCCGAGGGTATTTGTAA
- a CDS encoding iron ABC transporter ATP-binding protein: protein MITLKHIHKAYAGKTVLRDVSLQFPAGQLTSLIGPNGAGKSTLLMLIARLLKPCSGEILINGRSVAHYRVSEYARQVATLRQHPQFNLRLTLEELVAFGRFPHSRGALNEEDRQQIDEAIGFLGLDHLRSAYIDELSGGQRQMAFLAMTIAQQTDYLLLDEPLNNLDMKHAVQIMRALRRLCDEQGRTVILVVHDINFAANYSDHILAMQAGAVRFCGPVAEVVTQARLQALYGLDFEILRSGRGFVCNYFNPSDQEREHEQG from the coding sequence ATGATCACGCTCAAGCACATTCACAAGGCGTATGCCGGCAAAACCGTGTTGCGCGACGTCAGCCTGCAGTTTCCGGCAGGCCAGCTGACCTCGCTGATCGGCCCCAACGGCGCCGGCAAGAGCACGCTGCTGATGCTGATTGCCCGGCTGCTCAAACCGTGCAGCGGCGAAATTCTCATCAATGGCCGTAGCGTCGCGCACTACCGGGTCAGCGAATACGCCCGGCAGGTCGCCACCTTGCGGCAGCACCCGCAGTTCAACCTGCGTCTGACCCTTGAGGAGCTGGTCGCCTTTGGCCGCTTTCCCCACAGCCGTGGCGCCTTGAACGAAGAGGACCGGCAGCAGATCGACGAGGCCATCGGCTTTCTTGGCCTGGACCACCTGCGCAGTGCCTACATCGACGAGCTCAGCGGCGGCCAGCGACAGATGGCATTCCTGGCCATGACCATTGCCCAGCAAACCGACTACCTGCTGCTGGACGAGCCGCTCAACAACCTCGACATGAAGCATGCGGTGCAGATCATGCGCGCCTTGCGAAGGCTGTGTGACGAGCAGGGGCGCACGGTGATCCTGGTGGTGCACGACATCAACTTCGCCGCCAACTACTCCGACCATATCCTCGCCATGCAGGCTGGTGCGGTGCGTTTCTGCGGCCCGGTCGCCGAGGTGGTCACCCAGGCGCGACTGCAGGCCTTGTATGGCCTGGACTTTGAAATCCTGCGCAGCGGGCGGGGTTTTGTCTGCAACTACTTCAACCCATCGGATCAGGAGCGTGAACATGAACAGGGATAA
- a CDS encoding iron chelate uptake ABC transporter family permease subunit, which translates to MNSVIIRHAIWPLLIVLALAFVLVGSGLDLAYVIPRRLLRLAAMVLGGVCVAWSSIAFQSITGNRILTPGIMGYEALYLLLQALLILALGSTSLALLGHHGNVLLSMLCMLGYSWALHRWLLGNGKNNLYFLLLFGLVLTLVLTTFTQFIQLRISPGEFSVLQGFAYTSFNRADGQQLLYSGALVLGVGVVGFRTLPSLDVLALGRDQALSLGVDYPRYVRLYLALIAVLVAVSTSLLGPTAFMGIFVANITYALAQSSRHRLTLPLGCAIAISLFIVAQFLVEQVFNYKTTVGILVNLVCGAYFLALMIRSRGQA; encoded by the coding sequence ATGAACAGCGTGATCATTCGCCATGCCATCTGGCCGTTGCTCATCGTCCTGGCGCTGGCCTTCGTGCTGGTCGGCTCGGGCTTGGACCTGGCCTACGTGATTCCCCGGCGTTTGCTGCGCCTGGCGGCGATGGTGCTTGGCGGTGTGTGTGTCGCCTGGTCGTCGATCGCCTTTCAGAGCATCACCGGCAACCGCATCCTGACCCCGGGCATCATGGGCTACGAGGCCCTCTACCTGCTGCTGCAGGCCCTGCTGATCCTGGCCCTGGGCAGCACCAGCCTGGCCTTGCTCGGCCACCACGGTAACGTGCTGCTGTCGATGCTGTGCATGCTCGGCTACTCCTGGGCCCTGCATCGCTGGCTGCTGGGTAATGGCAAGAACAACCTGTATTTCCTGCTGTTGTTCGGGCTGGTGCTGACCCTGGTGCTGACGACCTTCACCCAGTTCATTCAACTGCGTATCAGCCCGGGTGAATTTTCCGTGCTGCAAGGGTTTGCCTACACCTCGTTCAACCGTGCCGATGGCCAGCAGTTGCTCTACTCGGGCGCGCTGGTGCTGGGCGTAGGGGTGGTCGGCTTCAGGACCTTGCCAAGCCTTGACGTGCTTGCCCTGGGGCGCGATCAGGCACTTTCGCTGGGGGTCGACTATCCGCGCTACGTGCGCCTGTACCTGGCGCTGATCGCTGTGCTGGTGGCGGTGTCCACCAGCCTGCTCGGGCCCACGGCGTTCATGGGCATCTTCGTGGCCAACATCACCTATGCGCTGGCGCAAAGCAGCCGCCATCGGTTGACCTTGCCACTGGGCTGCGCCATCGCCATCAGCCTGTTCATCGTCGCCCAGTTCCTGGTGGAGCAGGTATTCAACTACAAGACCACGGTGGGCATCCTCGTCAACCTGGTGTGCGGCGCGTACTTCCTCGCGCTGATGATTCGCAGTCGGGGGCAGGCATGA
- a CDS encoding ABC transporter permease, with the protein MRRALPLLFVLLCGASLLVGVKQLSWAQLFAGSTDAWLTLTASRLPRLAALVLAGVGLSLCGVILQHIVRNKFVEPATTGGLDAAKLGILLALTLAPEAGAPGRMLFALAFCFACSLLFVAIIGRLRVQHSVLVPVIGLMYGSVLSAIAEFHAYRHNILQNMQGWLLGDFSRVVQGNYEVIYLILPIVLLTYLYAQRFTVLGMGQDTARNLGINYVATATLGLLLVAVTVSVTVICVGAIPFVGLVIPNLVALQFGENLQRTLPIIALSGASMLVACDILGRLLIYPFEVPIGLTAGSLGGVLFLALILWKRR; encoded by the coding sequence ATTCGACGTGCCTTGCCCCTGCTGTTTGTGCTGTTGTGTGGTGCATCCTTGCTGGTGGGCGTCAAGCAGCTGTCCTGGGCGCAGCTGTTTGCCGGCAGCACGGACGCCTGGTTGACCCTGACTGCAAGCCGCCTGCCGCGCCTGGCCGCGCTGGTGCTGGCCGGGGTCGGGCTGTCGCTGTGTGGGGTGATCCTGCAACACATCGTGCGCAACAAGTTCGTCGAGCCCGCCACCACCGGCGGCCTGGATGCGGCCAAACTGGGCATCCTCCTGGCGCTGACCCTGGCCCCCGAGGCTGGCGCCCCGGGGCGCATGCTGTTTGCCCTGGCGTTCTGCTTTGCCTGCAGCCTGCTGTTCGTGGCCATCATCGGCCGCCTGCGCGTACAGCACAGTGTGCTGGTACCGGTGATCGGCCTGATGTACGGCAGCGTGCTCAGTGCCATCGCCGAATTCCACGCCTACCGCCATAACATCCTGCAGAACATGCAGGGTTGGTTGCTGGGGGATTTTTCTCGGGTCGTGCAGGGCAACTATGAGGTGATCTACCTGATCCTGCCGATCGTGCTGCTGACTTACCTTTATGCCCAGCGCTTTACCGTACTGGGCATGGGCCAGGACACGGCGCGCAACCTGGGCATCAACTATGTGGCGACTGCCACGCTGGGCCTGTTGCTGGTGGCGGTGACGGTATCGGTCACGGTCATTTGCGTGGGGGCGATCCCCTTTGTCGGCCTGGTGATCCCCAACCTGGTCGCCCTGCAGTTCGGTGAAAACCTGCAACGCACGCTGCCGATCATTGCCTTGAGCGGGGCGTCGATGCTGGTGGCCTGCGACATCCTCGGACGCTTGCTGATCTATCCCTTCGAAGTCCCTATCGGACTCACCGCAGGCAGCCTGGGCGGTGTGCTGTTCCTGGCGCTGATCCTCTGGAAGCGGCGATGA
- a CDS encoding ABC transporter ATP-binding protein has translation MLKTFIRLLGDDAPVFRRYLAMAIAYGLLCGLSICTLVPVLRALLAGDTVIAAQWLVLLVLSMAACWAMRRRLDKAGVAVGVAVLQGGRQRIGDHVARLPLGWFNAQNTARLNHVVTQGMMAVAQLPAHVFTPVVSGAVMPLVLVVALFMLHWPLGVIALLALPLLAWAQVCSAGLGRRADQAYQRSAAEASQRMVEFAQAQAVLRAFTGGNSTRFLQQAIDQQHASAARLIRLSATSAVLNLWLVQAVFAALLIAALVWMEGALTQVSVIAACVALLLVNRFIEPLLEVAGYGETLRGAGVQLEAVAEILAVQPLTEPAVGQAPADASVELADVHFGYDVGRPEVLEGVSLRLEPGSMTALVGASGSGKTTLVRLIARFFDASAGSVRVGGVDVRQMTAEQLAAQISQIFQDTYLFQGSIADNIRLGKPGASTAQVLEAACQAGVDEIIERLPQGLWTPVGEGGARLSGGERQRIAIARALIKDAPILLVDEATAALDAQNQAAISQTLTHLRGKRTLIVIAHQLSTVVMADQVLVLDQGRIVEQGTPAQLAAAQGQYAHYLAQRQAAKGWRIAGAPPVDEQGLP, from the coding sequence ATGCTGAAGACCTTTATCCGCTTGTTGGGCGATGACGCCCCGGTGTTTCGCCGCTACCTGGCCATGGCCATCGCCTACGGCCTGCTGTGCGGGCTGAGTATTTGCACCCTGGTGCCGGTGCTCAGGGCGCTGTTGGCCGGTGATACCGTGATTGCGGCGCAGTGGCTGGTGCTCCTGGTGCTGAGCATGGCAGCGTGCTGGGCAATGCGCCGGCGCCTGGACAAAGCCGGCGTCGCTGTGGGCGTGGCGGTGCTGCAAGGCGGGCGCCAGCGCATTGGTGATCATGTGGCGCGCTTGCCCCTGGGCTGGTTCAATGCGCAAAACACCGCGCGCCTCAACCATGTGGTCACCCAGGGCATGATGGCCGTGGCGCAATTGCCGGCGCATGTCTTCACCCCGGTGGTCAGCGGCGCGGTAATGCCGCTGGTGCTGGTGGTGGCGCTGTTCATGCTGCACTGGCCCCTGGGCGTGATTGCCCTGTTGGCCCTGCCGTTGCTGGCGTGGGCGCAGGTCTGCAGCGCAGGCCTGGGCCGGCGCGCCGACCAGGCCTATCAGCGCAGCGCCGCCGAGGCCAGCCAGCGCATGGTCGAGTTCGCCCAGGCCCAGGCAGTGCTGCGGGCGTTTACCGGTGGCAACAGCACGCGCTTCCTGCAGCAGGCCATCGACCAGCAGCATGCCTCGGCCGCGCGCTTGATTCGACTCTCGGCAACCTCGGCAGTGCTCAACCTGTGGCTGGTGCAGGCGGTGTTCGCCGCCTTGTTGATTGCGGCGCTGGTGTGGATGGAGGGCGCGTTGACGCAAGTATCGGTGATTGCCGCGTGCGTTGCGCTGCTGCTGGTCAATCGCTTCATCGAGCCGCTGCTGGAGGTGGCCGGCTATGGTGAAACCCTGCGCGGTGCCGGCGTCCAGCTGGAGGCGGTGGCCGAGATTCTTGCCGTGCAGCCGTTGACTGAACCCGCTGTCGGGCAAGCGCCAGCGGATGCCTCGGTGGAATTGGCCGATGTTCATTTTGGCTACGATGTAGGCCGGCCCGAGGTGCTAGAGGGCGTCAGCCTGCGGCTGGAACCGGGCAGCATGACGGCGCTGGTCGGTGCCTCGGGCTCCGGCAAGACCACGCTGGTGCGGCTGATCGCGCGGTTCTTCGACGCCAGTGCCGGCAGCGTGCGGGTGGGCGGTGTCGATGTGCGGCAGATGACCGCCGAACAACTGGCGGCGCAGATCAGCCAGATTTTCCAGGACACCTACTTGTTCCAGGGCAGCATCGCCGACAACATTCGTCTCGGCAAACCGGGCGCGAGCACCGCCCAGGTGCTGGAGGCGGCGTGCCAGGCGGGCGTCGACGAGATCATCGAGCGCCTGCCGCAAGGGCTGTGGACCCCGGTGGGCGAGGGTGGGGCGCGATTGTCGGGCGGTGAACGGCAACGTATCGCCATTGCTCGGGCGCTGATCAAGGATGCCCCGATCTTGCTGGTGGACGAGGCGACCGCGGCACTGGATGCGCAGAACCAGGCAGCCATCAGCCAGACCCTGACGCATCTGCGCGGCAAGCGTACCTTGATCGTCATTGCCCACCAGCTGTCCACGGTGGTCATGGCCGACCAGGTGCTGGTGCTCGACCAGGGGCGAATCGTCGAGCAGGGCACACCGGCGCAGCTGGCCGCAGCCCAGGGGCAGTACGCCCATTACCTGGCCCAGCGCCAGGCCGCCAAAGGCTGGCGGATTGCCGGTGCGCCACCCGTTGATGAGCAGGGCCTGCCTTGA
- a CDS encoding ABC transporter ATP-binding protein, whose translation MSNQDANLPNGRAAVSQVLHPIRGRLTLAALLAGLGSMLALVPLAAIAHIANIALGAGEGAWSQARGEVAWVVGASLACLLLGLLLMSLGEAIAHQADNHITRHLRLAITARLAQVPLGWFSARASGELKQAMQDDIGTLHSLTAHFYTTAGRCIGAILISALYLFAIDWRMAIIALLPFPGFFLFFAKATRASGANMQDFVSRLTRINNAVVEFVHGISVVKAFGATGKAHGSYREAVDEFGAAFTAFTRPLVGTMANANAMIAPVAVLGVVLVFGTLLVSLGWISALQVLPFAIVAPGISAPLMLLSYITHDLNNATGAAQRVQALLATPVLEQPAPGQQQLPGDGQVRVEHLSFGYDSQQPVLTDINLELVPGTVTAIVGASGSGKSTLARLLLRFFDPDQGRITLGGVDLRHLGSRELYRRIGFVLQEVRLIHASISENIALGRPDASQQEIEAAARAANIHDCILRLPRGYQSVFGEDAQLSGGEQQRVSIARAVLLDPPLLVLDEATAAVDAQSELAIAQALSAFARGRTLLVIAHRLDTVMHADQIIVLEQGRIIEQGKHAHLLALGGRYARLWALGAYRQTSEQALPTC comes from the coding sequence ATGAGTAACCAGGATGCGAACCTGCCCAATGGACGGGCAGCGGTTTCGCAGGTCTTGCACCCCATTCGCGGGCGTTTGACGCTTGCCGCGCTACTGGCCGGGCTGGGCAGCATGCTCGCGCTGGTGCCTTTGGCGGCCATTGCCCACATCGCCAACATTGCCCTCGGTGCGGGCGAGGGTGCCTGGTCGCAGGCCCGCGGTGAGGTGGCCTGGGTCGTCGGTGCGAGCCTGGCCTGCCTGCTCCTGGGCCTGCTGCTGATGTCGTTGGGCGAGGCCATTGCCCACCAGGCCGACAACCACATCACCCGCCACCTGCGCCTGGCGATCACTGCGCGCCTGGCCCAGGTGCCGCTGGGCTGGTTCAGCGCGCGGGCATCGGGTGAGCTCAAGCAGGCCATGCAGGACGATATCGGCACCTTGCACAGCCTTACCGCGCATTTCTACACCACGGCCGGACGCTGCATCGGCGCGATCCTGATCTCGGCGCTTTACCTGTTTGCCATCGACTGGCGTATGGCGATCATCGCGCTGTTGCCGTTCCCGGGGTTCTTCCTGTTCTTTGCCAAGGCGACGAGGGCTAGCGGGGCGAACATGCAGGACTTCGTCAGCCGGCTCACGCGGATCAACAATGCGGTGGTCGAATTCGTCCACGGCATTTCCGTGGTCAAGGCCTTTGGCGCCACCGGCAAGGCCCATGGCAGCTACCGTGAGGCGGTGGATGAGTTCGGTGCGGCCTTCACCGCGTTCACCCGCCCGCTGGTGGGCACCATGGCCAATGCCAACGCCATGATCGCGCCGGTGGCAGTGCTCGGCGTGGTGCTGGTGTTCGGCACCTTGCTGGTCAGCCTGGGCTGGATCAGCGCGCTGCAGGTACTGCCGTTCGCCATCGTCGCACCGGGGATCTCGGCGCCGCTGATGCTGCTGAGCTACATCACCCACGATCTCAACAACGCCACCGGCGCCGCCCAGCGAGTCCAGGCGCTGTTGGCAACGCCAGTGCTGGAACAGCCTGCGCCCGGGCAGCAGCAACTGCCCGGCGATGGCCAGGTACGGGTGGAACACCTGAGCTTTGGCTACGACTCACAGCAGCCGGTGCTGACCGACATCAACCTGGAACTGGTGCCGGGCACGGTGACCGCCATCGTCGGCGCCTCGGGCAGCGGCAAGTCGACCCTGGCGCGGCTGTTGCTGCGCTTCTTCGACCCGGACCAGGGCCGCATCACGCTGGGCGGTGTCGACCTGCGTCACCTGGGCAGCCGCGAGCTGTACCGGCGCATCGGCTTCGTCCTGCAGGAGGTGCGCCTGATTCATGCCAGCATCAGCGAAAACATCGCCCTGGGCCGCCCCGATGCCAGCCAGCAAGAAATCGAGGCCGCCGCCCGCGCCGCCAACATCCATGACTGCATCCTGCGTCTGCCGCGTGGTTACCAGTCGGTGTTCGGCGAGGATGCGCAGTTGTCCGGGGGCGAGCAGCAACGCGTGAGCATTGCCCGCGCGGTGTTGCTGGATCCGCCGTTGCTGGTGCTGGACGAGGCCACCGCGGCGGTCGATGCCCAGAGCGAGCTTGCCATCGCGCAAGCGCTGTCGGCTTTCGCCCGGGGGCGCACGTTGCTGGTGATCGCCCACCGTCTCGACACGGTGATGCACGCCGACCAGATCATTGTCCTTGAGCAGGGCCGAATCATCGAGCAGGGCAAGCACGCTCATTTGCTCGCCCTCGGTGGCCGTTACGCCCGGTTGTGGGCGCTGGGCGCTTACCGACAGACTTCTGAACAGGCGCTGCCGACATGCTGA
- a CDS encoding FecR domain-containing protein, whose protein sequence is MARDEVAVEVVEQAALWMARLWADDASDADKAACLRWRAEHPQHELAWSRLQAFEDKLHCVPGEIAHHTLREPIATPDLGRRRAVQLLGLFIAAGGLGYTVRGTQAWQLASAEHGTGTGEIRSIVLADGTHVVLASASAIDVHFTEHERLLILRAGEILLTSGHDPASSPRPLRVQSPHGKVQALGTRFSLRLTDERTRVSVFEGAVQVDPRCTDGAGRRIDAGQGASFSRSRVEAPVAVADSVGAWVKGVLVADNMPLGELVQELARYRRGVLRCAEDVAQLKVSGVFPLRDTDRALHNLALALPVNVQRRTRYWVTVGGVR, encoded by the coding sequence ATGGCCAGAGATGAAGTTGCCGTTGAGGTCGTGGAGCAGGCCGCGCTATGGATGGCACGCCTGTGGGCCGATGATGCCAGCGACGCGGACAAGGCCGCTTGCCTGCGCTGGCGTGCCGAACATCCCCAGCATGAACTCGCCTGGAGCCGCTTGCAGGCCTTCGAAGACAAGTTGCACTGCGTACCCGGCGAAATTGCCCACCACACCTTGCGCGAACCGATCGCCACCCCCGATCTGGGGCGCAGACGAGCCGTGCAGTTGCTGGGCTTGTTCATCGCTGCCGGAGGCCTGGGCTACACGGTCCGTGGCACCCAGGCCTGGCAGCTGGCCAGTGCCGAGCACGGTACTGGCACTGGGGAGATTCGCTCGATCGTGCTGGCAGACGGTACCCACGTGGTGCTGGCCTCGGCTTCGGCGATCGATGTGCATTTTACCGAGCATGAACGACTGCTCATCCTGCGCGCCGGCGAGATCCTGCTGACCAGCGGCCATGACCCGGCCAGCTCGCCGCGGCCCTTACGGGTACAGAGCCCGCATGGCAAGGTACAGGCACTGGGTACTCGCTTCAGTTTGCGGTTGACGGATGAGCGCACCCGGGTCTCGGTGTTTGAAGGCGCGGTGCAGGTTGATCCGCGGTGTACCGACGGCGCCGGCAGGCGCATCGATGCAGGGCAGGGGGCAAGCTTCTCGCGTAGCCGGGTCGAGGCGCCGGTTGCAGTAGCCGACAGCGTGGGTGCGTGGGTGAAAGGTGTGCTGGTAGCCGACAACATGCCTTTGGGTGAGCTGGTCCAGGAGCTGGCACGCTACCGTCGTGGCGTGCTGCGCTGCGCCGAGGACGTCGCCCAACTCAAGGTCAGCGGCGTGTTCCCCTTGCGCGATACCGACCGGGCCTTGCACAACCTGGCCCTGGCCCTGCCAGTGAACGTGCAGCGGCGCACCCGCTACTGGGTGACGGTGGGCGGGGTGCGCTGA